Proteins encoded in a region of the Magallana gigas chromosome 8, xbMagGiga1.1, whole genome shotgun sequence genome:
- the LOC105330677 gene encoding E3 ubiquitin-protein ligase RNF168, whose translation MTLSVEDCMCPICMCIMVEPVTMPCKHTLCYPCFKQNVEEASLACPMCRVRISVWARRSSKNGTLVNKKLWTQIQQLFPEKVEKRQKGLDDSIEEPVFQPVISIAQPGEIRKEYEEQLKRLEAQREEERRKEQEASEALIRQLEEEEARRRELENRDRELAKEISQEVNLSAGGDDSVCVVGEERRHTDRQTRSVSSTSSCSASSSRPPSTIDSMLRKMREAEKLKAADEVNRKAMSPYPYACVSPTEKSTRQLKTKDGETSPFCYTPTEKSALQNKGRELVSRSLSSAGLSSRSCTSGSGVEDVEIDEDLPSKYVSLGLPSLETTIENLDERSDGEMFDKDSVEVVERCLSSDSVDSISHEISHFRPIRACPLTPPRKLASGKIVETPLIRTTPRNLNKTEFGSPVRTLSDLDASSPIMQRRLSELEEERKSIVNKLSKSTCTDAKNSKKSKTMTGSCDLDEKSTEKNQKGDHHLTAVIDLEKDNEVKENQDSIPSKTRKNTVGQEKLEGNKYQLKKLVIPLEPTFDEDDFDIPPMKENNPKSINSDSFGTLRNQSPVLTKTKSPSVPKKSRKVSGRTKPSFGSPQRTITDWIKRSQDCTGQNVFHIEANCRDDVDGAPAHKTLHGEPVKVSQSKDGPAKRGKKEQKIVKSYPKRVRKPYNPDPMWTSASHSGQDVGVDECSRDSINVSDVIDEEKEELSLTLKSKSKKRTASSVSDEKSKKRRKLTDKPTASSKLKLPSAKSKLKTVQHSRGKNSLFNFCTDSNLKCVKEAIENNQCMQEDADFRVSDESGVDKMTQEMLDRKLAEELAKQYEMEVKTGFRFFKLKGTSEEYNFRRKPKLSI comes from the exons ATGACTTTGTCGGTAGAGGACTGCATGTGCCCGATATGCATGTGCATCATGGTAGAGCCGGTGACCATGCCGTGTAAACACACCCTCTGTTACCCCTGCTTCAAGCAGAACGTTGAGGAGGCCAGCCTGGCCTGCCCCATGTGTCGCGTCCGGATCTCTGTGTGGGCTCGACGCTCCTCAAAAAATGGAACCCTGGTCAACAAGAAACTCTGGACGCAGATTCAGCAACTTTTCCCGGAAAAAGTGGAAAAGCGACAGAAAGGGCTAGACGACAGCATAGAGGAGCCAG TGTTTCAGCCAGTGATCAGCATTGCACAGCCAGGAGAAATTCGCAAAGAATATGAAGAACAGTTAAAACGG CTTGAGGCCCAGAGAGAGGAGGAGCGCAGAAAGGAACAGGAAGCCAGCGAGGCCCTGATCAGGCAACTGGAAGAGGAGGAGGCCCGGAGGAGGGAACTTGAAAACAGGGACAGGGAACTAGCCAAGGAGATCAGTCAAGAGGTCAACCTG AGTGCTGGAGGTGATGACTCGGTGTGTGTGGTCGGTGAGGAGAGgcgacacacagacagacagacgcgTAGTGTGTCCTCCACCTCCTCCTGTAGCGCCTCCAGTAGCCGACCCCCCTCCACCATCGACTCCATGCTCCGAAAAATGAGGGAGGCTGAAAAACTCAAAGCGGCCGATGAGGTCAACAGGAAGGCTATGTCACCGTACCCATACGCATGTGTCAGCCCGACAGAGAAATCAACAAGACAGCTAAAAACTAAGGACGGTGAGACATCACCTTTTTGTTATACCCCAACAGAAAAATCTGCCTTGCAGAACAAAGGGAGAGAACTTGTGTCGAGGAGTCTGTCTTCTGCTGGGTTGTCTTCACGCAGCTGTACCAGTGGAAGTGGAGTGGAGGATGTGGAAATCGATGAGGATCTTCCATCAAAGTATGTGTCCCTCGGTCTTCCTTCATTAGAGACAACCATTGAGAACTTAGATGAGCGGAGTGATGGTGAAATGTTTGATAAAGACTCGGTGGAGGTCGTCGAAAGATGCCTTAGCTCAGACAGTGTGGACAGCATCAGTCACGAAATCAGTCACTTTCGACCAATCAGGGCCTGTCCTCTGACTCCGCCCCGCAAACTTGCAAGCGGGAAAATTGTGGAGACCCCCCTGATCCGCACCACCCCAAGAAATCTGAACAAGACTGAGTTTGGATCCCCCGTGAGAACTCTTTCAGACCTTGATGCTTCTAGTCCAATTATGCAGAGAAGGCTGTCGGAGTTGGAGGAAGAAAGGAAGTCCATTGTGAACAAGTTGTCCAAATCCACTTGCACAGACGCAAAAAACAGCAAAAAATCCAAAACAATGACAGGAAGTTGTGATTTAGATGAGAAGTCGACTGAAAAGAATCAGAAAGGAGATCATCATTTAACTGCTGTGATTGATCTAGAAAAAGATAATGAAGTAAAGGAAAACCAAGATTCCATACCGAGCAAGACCAGAAAGAACACAGTGGGTCAAGAGAAATTGGAAGGGAACAAATACCAACTGAAGAAACTTGTGATTCCATTGGAGCCCACTTTTGACGAGGATGATTTTGACATTCCACCCATGAAGGAGAACAATCCAAAAAGCATCAACAGTGATTCTTTTGGGACGCTGAGAAATCAATCCCCAGTGTTAACAAAAACCAAGAGTCCAAGTGTGCCGAAAAAATCTAGAAAAGTTTCAGGGAGAACAAAGCCAAGTTTTGGAAGCCCTCAGAGAACTATCACAGACTGGATTAAGAGATCCCAGGACTGTACCGGACAGAACGTCTTTCATATTGAGGCTAATTGTCGAGACGATGTGGATGGTGCACCAGCTCATAAAACATTGCATGGAGAACCAGTTAAGGTTTCACAGTCCAAAGACGGCCCAGCAAAGAGAGGGAAGAAAGAACAGAAGATTGTGAAATCATATCCGAAGCGAGTGAGAAAACCGTACAACCCTGATCCCATGTGGACAAGTGCATCTCACAGTGGACAAGACGTTGGGGTGGATGAGTGTTCAAGAGACAGTATCAACGTGAGTGATGTTATTGACGAGGAGAAGGAGGAGTTAAGCCTCACtttgaaatcaaaatccaaAAAGAGAACAGCATCATCAGTAAGCGATGAGAAATCCAAAAAGAGAAGGAAACTGACAGACAAGCCCACAGCTAGTTCCAAACTGAAGCTGCCCTCAGCCAAATCTAAACTTAAGACTGTACAACATTCACGAGGGAAAAACTCCCTCTTTAATTTCTGTACTGACTCAAACTTGAAGTGTGTTAAAGAGGCGATAGAAAATAACCAATGTATGCAGGAAGATGCTGATTTTAGAGTGAGTGATGAGAGTGGCGTGGATAAAATGACCCAGGAAATGTTAGACCGGAAACTGGCTGAAGAACTAGCCAAGCAATATGAGATGGAGGTTAAAACTGGGTTCCGCTTTTTCAAACTGAAGGGGACATCAGAGGAATACAATTTCAGAAGGAAACCAAAGCTATCCATATGA